From one Mytilus trossulus isolate FHL-02 chromosome 10, PNRI_Mtr1.1.1.hap1, whole genome shotgun sequence genomic stretch:
- the LOC134687825 gene encoding perlucin-like, translated as IDGTDEIIEGQWVWAESGKPLTYTNWVPGVPEPNPRRDENCLEIVKWSTHVGQWNDDNCIDTSHFICEMDYPAGGPGGILG; from the exons ATAGACGGAACAGATGAAATAATTGAGGGTCAATGGGTCTGGGCAGAGAGTGGAAAACCACTGACCTATACTAACTGGGTACCAGGTGTTCCTGAACCTAACCCACGAAGAGATGAAAACTGTTTGGAGATAGTCAAATGGTCAACCCACGTGGGTCAGTGGAATGACGACAACTGTATAGATACATCACATTTCATCTGTGAAATGGA TTACCCAGCTGGAGGTCCCGGTGGAATATTAGGATAA
- the LOC134687826 gene encoding uncharacterized protein LOC134687826 produces MIVPRILELLSNYYDGTDEIIEGEWVWAETGKPLTYTNWVPGTPDLHKPRDENCLEIVKWTDHVGDFWIGGTDEKVEGEWLWVESGNPLTYTNWAPGTPDLHLPRLEHCLEIVKMDKPLGYPAVGPGGIAG; encoded by the exons ATGATTGTACCAAGAATTTTGGAGCTGCTGTCGAATTATTACG ATGGAACGGATGAAATAATTGAGGGTGAATGGGTCTGGGCAGAAACCGGAAAACCACTGACCTATACTAACTGGGTACCAGGTACTCCTGATCTTCATAAACCAAGAGATGAAAACTGTTTGGAGATAGTCAAATGGACAGACCACGTGG GTGACTTTTGGATTGGCGGAACGGATGAAAAAGTTGAGGGTGAATGGCTCTGGGTTGAAAGCGGAAATCCACTGACCTATACTAACTGGGCACCAGGTACCCCTGATCTTCACTTACCAAGACTAGAACACTGTTTGGAGATAGTCAAAATGGACAAACCACTTGG aTACCCAGCTGTTGGTCCTGGTGGAATAGCTGGATAA
- the LOC134687211 gene encoding uncharacterized protein LOC134687211 isoform X1: MISSIWLHKMTSPKMHDPLFHFETHFPERLSRLHLNPEFCPQVPSRASRRSRAQRKCGRYKTQPITFDEITEVDEENVQDEPNEDNIKQLQEFSRSMDGLVIKTAKNSRRHHAKCDLSIPEDRNNNKRQESVQARLQTESLKDNKENHPKMKNNNGEPIGLPPTGLSPARDPRRQKITAKAKRRQMMDELQKDNDQET; encoded by the exons ATGATAAGCA GTATATGGTTACATAAAATGACATCACCAAAAATGCACGACCCGTTGTTCCATTTCGAAACTCATTTCCCAGAAAGATTATCACGACTCCATTTAAATCCAGAATTTTGCCCACAGGTACCGTCAAGGGCTAGCAGACGATCTCGTGCACAGCGGAAGTGTGGTAGATACAAGACTCAGCCAATAACATTTGACGAAATTACGGAAGTTGACGAAGAAAACGTCCAAGACGAACCCAATGAGGACAATATTAAGCAATTGCAGGAATTTTCGCGTTCAATGGACGGTTTAGTCATCAAAACCGCTAAAAATTCTAGGAGACATCATGCAAAATGTGATTTAAGTATACCAGAAGAcagaaataacaataaaaggCAAGAATCAGTGCAAGCAAGATTGCAAACAGAAAGTTTAAAAGACAACAAAGAAAATcatccaaaaatgaaaaataataatggcGAACCTATTGGCCTGCCACCTACTGGTCTAAGTCCAGCACGTGATCCGCGAAGACAAAAAATAACCGCAAAGGCAAAACGTCGTCAAATGATGGATGAATTGCAAAAAGACAACGATCAAGAAACATAg
- the LOC134687211 gene encoding uncharacterized protein LOC134687211 isoform X2 codes for MTSPKMHDPLFHFETHFPERLSRLHLNPEFCPQVPSRASRRSRAQRKCGRYKTQPITFDEITEVDEENVQDEPNEDNIKQLQEFSRSMDGLVIKTAKNSRRHHAKCDLSIPEDRNNNKRQESVQARLQTESLKDNKENHPKMKNNNGEPIGLPPTGLSPARDPRRQKITAKAKRRQMMDELQKDNDQET; via the coding sequence ATGACATCACCAAAAATGCACGACCCGTTGTTCCATTTCGAAACTCATTTCCCAGAAAGATTATCACGACTCCATTTAAATCCAGAATTTTGCCCACAGGTACCGTCAAGGGCTAGCAGACGATCTCGTGCACAGCGGAAGTGTGGTAGATACAAGACTCAGCCAATAACATTTGACGAAATTACGGAAGTTGACGAAGAAAACGTCCAAGACGAACCCAATGAGGACAATATTAAGCAATTGCAGGAATTTTCGCGTTCAATGGACGGTTTAGTCATCAAAACCGCTAAAAATTCTAGGAGACATCATGCAAAATGTGATTTAAGTATACCAGAAGAcagaaataacaataaaaggCAAGAATCAGTGCAAGCAAGATTGCAAACAGAAAGTTTAAAAGACAACAAAGAAAATcatccaaaaatgaaaaataataatggcGAACCTATTGGCCTGCCACCTACTGGTCTAAGTCCAGCACGTGATCCGCGAAGACAAAAAATAACCGCAAAGGCAAAACGTCGTCAAATGATGGATGAATTGCAAAAAGACAACGATCAAGAAACATAg